A window of Rhinatrema bivittatum chromosome 2, aRhiBiv1.1, whole genome shotgun sequence contains these coding sequences:
- the LOC115086280 gene encoding transcription initiation factor TFIID subunit 2-like, protein MNRKKDKGFESPRPYKLTHQVVCINNINFQRKSVVGFVELTIFPTVANLTRIKLNSKQCRIYRVRVNELEAAFIYNDPTLEVCHSDSKQVQVAA, encoded by the exons ATGAATCGGAAGAAAGACAAGGGCTTCGAGAGCCCGCGACCTTACAAGCT AACCCACCAGGTGGTCTGCATCAACAACATTAATTTCCAAAGAAAGTCTGTAGTA GGTTTTGTGGAGCTGACCATATTTCCCACAGTTGCAAACCTGACTAGGATTAAACTGAACAGCAAGCAGTGCAGGATATACAGAGTGCGAGTGAATGAATTGGAGGCAGCTTTCATTTACAATGATCCAACCCTGGAGGTCTGTCACAGTGATTCAAAACA GGTCCAAGTTGCGGCATAA